In Rhodamnia argentea isolate NSW1041297 chromosome 4, ASM2092103v1, whole genome shotgun sequence, the following proteins share a genomic window:
- the LOC125314895 gene encoding protein IQ-DOMAIN 25-like yields the protein MLGPHHLIPTPHSPLRCRSGSRPACWSLSAGTSTTPNGPWTATSASSPPRTARPDLLAPADAGPVGPSPRPTGAPAETTPALGQISGKSPNYMASTESSVAKLRSQSAPKQRPEPGSKRRLSLHEAMGSRSSLSGARMQSACSRAQEVINFKNAILGKLERHSEGGKEVDKRMW from the coding sequence ATGTTGGGCCCCCACCACCTCATCCCCACCCCACATTCTCCTCTCCGCTGCCGCTCCGGGTCCCGTCCCGCCTGTTGGTCCCTGAGCGCCGGAACCTCCACGACCCCGAATGGGCCCTGGACGGCAACGAGTGCCAGTTCTCCACCGCGCACAGCACGCCCCGACTTACTAGCTCCTGCCGATGCGGGCCCAGTGGGCCCGTCACCCCGTCCAACAGGAGCGCCTGCGGAGACGACTCCTGCCTTGGGGCAAATAAGTGGGAAGTCCCCGAATTACATGGCGAGCACAGAGTCGTCCGTGGCGAAGCTGAGGTCGCAGAGCGCGCCAAAGCAGAGGCCTGAGCCGGGGTCTAAGAGGCGGCTCTCGCTCCACGAAGCGATGGGCTCGAGGAGCAGCTTGAGCGGGGCTAGGATGCAGAGCGCTTGCTCAAGAGCCCAGGAGGTGATTAATTTCAAGAATGCCATACTAGGTAAGCTTGAGAGGCACAGTGAAGGTGGCAAAGAGGTGGACAAGAGGATGTGGTGA
- the LOC115749112 gene encoding protein IQ-DOMAIN 25-like produces the protein MGRAVRWLKGLFGIKKGKEVKDAADRRVRGLCGNPATIPPNISAAEAAWLRSFCEEEHEEEQRKHSIAVAAATAAAAGAAVAAAQAAVAVVRLTSRGRSSVLGGGQRWAAVKIQANFRGYLARKALRALRGLVKLQAVVRGYMVRKQATAAFHCMQSLFRAQATVRSRRARAPLAVPEVSTARRAPGATIHGEIG, from the exons ATGGGCAGAGCAGTCAGGTGGCTCAAGGGTTTGTTCGGGATCAAGAAGGGTAAAGAAGTCAAGGACGCTGCCGACCGCCGCGTCCGGGGCCTGTGCGGCAACCCGGCGACAATCCCGCCGAATATATCGGCGGCCGAAGCCGCCTGGCTGAGGTCGTTCTGCGAAGAGGAGCACGAGGAGGAGCAGAGAAAGCACTCGATCGCGGTGGCCGCAGCcaccgcggcggcggcgggggcggcggtggcggcggctcAGGCGGCGGTGGCCGTCGTTAGGCTCACTAGCCGTGGCAGGAGCTCCGTGCTCGGCGGCGGCCAGAGGTGGGCCGCTGTGAAGATTCAGGCTAATTTCAGGGGATATTTG GCAAGAAAGGCGCTGAGAGCGCTGCGAGGGCTTGTGAAGCTACAGGCGGTGGTGAGGGGCTATATGGTGAGGAAGCAAGCCACTGCTGCATTCCACTGCATGCAATCTCTCTTCCGAGCTCAGGCCACCGTCCGTTCCCGCCGAGCTCGCGCTCCACTCGCCGTCCCCGAAGTTTCCACAGCCCGCCGAGCCCCGGGCGCGACAATCCACG GAGAGATTGGATGA